The DNA window GTCGGCGGCACCGCTCGCGCGACACAGTCACGTGTCCTGGCCACCACGGAGCGGCGATCGGGGGGGCTACGGGAAAACTACGGGGCAATGGATCTCAGCGGACACCGGCCGGTCGTTCACGTGACCACGGCCGCAGCATCCGCGCTAACCCGTACCGGCTCCGCAGTCGATCGGCTTCCCACCTGTGGGGCGTGTCCACGCTGCGATTTTCGCCCTGGTAGCCGCGTGTCGGCTGCGTCGTTGTCGTCAGGTGCCACTCCTACTGTCGTAGCCACCCTGGAATTCGTCAGCGTCGACCGGAAGCAGCACCCGGCCACCGGTCCGACGCACTTCCGGTTCGCGCAGCTGATCGTGACGAAGGGGCGATCCGTGTCGCACCGAGCAAGGAGAGACCGATGGTGGACGGCAATAGTGTGGGTAGTGGTCGGGTACGGGTGGCGATTGTCGGTGTGGGGAATTGTGCGTCCTCGCTCGTGCAGGGTGTTCAGTACTACCGGGACGCCGATGAGTCGGCCACGGTGCCGGGCTTGATGCACGTCCGATTCGGGCCGTATCACATTCGGGACGTGGAGTTCGTCGCCGCGTTCGACGTCGATGCCAAGAAGGTCGGCTTCGACCTGGCCGAGGCGATCTTCGCCAGCGAGAACAACACCATCAAGATCTCCGACGTACCGCCCAGCGATGTCGTCGTGCAGCGCGGTCCGACGCTGGACGGTATCGGCAAGTACTACGCCGAGACCATCGAGCTGTCCGAGGCCGCACCCGTCGACGTAGTGAAGGTGCTCAAGGACAACAACGTCGACGTCCTGGTCTCCTACCTGCCCGTCGGCTCCGAAGAAGCCGACAAGTTCTACGCCCAATGCGCCCTCGACGCGAATGTCGCCTTCGTCAACGCACTGCCGGTGTTCATCGCCTCCGACCCGGTCTGGGCCGAAAAGTTCACCAAGGCAGGCGTTCCCATCGTCGGTGACGACATCAAGAGCCAGGTCGGCGCGACCATCACCCACCGCGTGATGGCCAAGCTGTTCGAGGACCGCGGCGTGCAACTGGACCGCACCATGCAACTCAATGTCGGCGGCAACATGGACTTCAAGAACATGCTCGAACGCGAGCGCCTCGAGTCCAAGAAAATCTCCAAAACCCAGGCCGTCACCAGCAACCTGAAGAAGGAACTCGGCGCCAACGACGTGCACATCGGCCCCTCCGACCACGTCGGCTGGCTCGACGACCGCAAATGGGCCTACGTCCGGCTCGAGGGCCGCGCCTTCGGCGATGTACCACTGAACCTGGAATACAAGCTCGAGGTATGGGACTCACCGAACTCGGCGGGCATCATCATCGACGCGGTACGCGCGGCGAAGATCGCCAAGGACCGCGGCATCGGCGGACCGGTCATCCCGGCCTCGGCGTACCTGATGAAATCCCCGCCCATCCAAATGCCCGACGACCAAGCCCGCGCCGAGCTGAAGACCTTCATCATCGGCTGAAACCACTTACGGATATTTCTCCGGGAACCGACGGATGTTCCTGAGTGTGGGTACGCCATAGAGTCCGGTTCACTGCTGCACCTCACATGATCGAATCGGTCGGCAGCCGGAGGTAATTGCAGTGTCGGTCACGACGACAGAGCCGCTGGTCGGAGGGCTACTGGCGCAGGAAGTACTGGCCAGAGCCCGGACGATGGTTGAGCCGGTCTTGCGGGCTTCGGTGGATTCGCTGGGCGAACCATTGCGCCGGATGGCCGGCTACCACTTGGGGTGGTGGGATGCGACGGGCACGCCGTTATCAAGTGAATCAGGCCGGGCTCTGCGCCCGGCGCTCACCCTCGGCGCGGCCGCCGCTTGTGGCGGCGACCCCGCTGATGCCGTCCCGGCCGCCGCCGCAATCGAGTTACTGCACAACTTCTCCCTCGTACACAACGAGGTGATGGACGCCGACCCGCTGCGCCGCGGCCGCCGAACAGTGTGGAGCGTCTGGGGCATCACCAATGCAATCCTGCTCGGCGACGCCCTGCAAGCACAGTCCGTCGAGGTGCTGTCGACTCGGCTGCCCGGACATCTGACCGCCAAGGCGATCACCCGGCTGCAAACAACGGCTGTGGATCTGTGCCGCGGGCAATACGCCGATTGCGCATTCGAGAACCAGTCACGGGTCAGCATCGACGAATACGTCTCGATGGCAGCGGCCAAGACCGGCTCGCTGATGGCCTGCGCAGGCGCACTGGGCGCGCTCTGCGTGGGCGCGCACACGCACACCGTGTCGGCAATGGAGATCTACGGTCGCGAACTGGGGCTGGCGTTCCAATTCGTCGACGAGGTGATCGGGATCTACAGCGACCCAGCGATTTCCGGTGAGCCTGTGGGCAATGACCTACGCAACCGCAAGAAGACTCTGCCCGTGATCGCGGCGCTGGAATCGGGCACCGACGCCGGCGTCGAACTGGCGGCTCTGTTCGAATCGATCGAGCCGCTGACCGCCGAACAGGTGACACGGGCGGCGGTGCTGGTCGAGCAGGCCGGCGGACTGGCGCTGACGCTGCGCTACGCGCACGAACGGTTGGCAGCTGCGATGGCGGCGCTTCCGGCTGACGCCGACACCGGGGATCTCGAACAGTTGGCGCTGCTCCTCACCGAGCGAGGCAGGTGAGGCGGCATCCCACCCGCTATCCCAACGCGGCACGCTGGCACAGTCGTGCCGAGGTGACCGCGGACGCGCCACCGAGCCGGATCCGCACCGATTCCGGAGTTCGCCGGGCATAAACTGGGAGACCACAGCGCGGTAACACCGCGAACTTCCGACACAGAGCACGACATCTGCAGATCGTGGTCACCAGCAGGTCACCGGAAGGGCTGCCGATGGCCACCATGCGAGTTCGCAACGAACTCATCGAAATAGATTCCACCGCACTGCGTTTCGATGAGTCCGAGGTGAGCTCACTATTGGTCGGGATCGGCGGCTTCGACCTGGACGACACGCAGATCGCCGATCTGCGCGCCGGCACCGAAGGGTGGGTCGCCGCATTGCAACTCGTGGCCGTGTCGCTGTACGACCAGCACGACCCCCGCGCGCTGATCAGCCACCTGTCGGGCCGACATCACGCCATTGCCGATTACCTCGCCGAGAATGTGCTCGTCACCGTGGATCCGACGCTGCTGGATGCCCTGCTGAATTCCTCGTTGCCCGAACGGATCAGCGGCGATCTGGCCACCGCGCTGACCGGACAGGAGCACGGGCAAGCGCTGCTGTACACCGCACGCTGCTGTTCGGCGGTGGGCTGTAATTCGTCTCCGACATCGGCACCGCGACCCGACTGTCGCGGCACAGTCAGGGACAGTTGCGCGCCGAACAGATCGGCGATCGCGGCGAAGGCGTCGAGTTGCCCGGCGTTCCGGCGCGTCACCACCACGGCTAGCTCGAAGTCGTAAACCCCTGCCGAGGCGAGCGTTTCCATCGCCCGCACCGCCATCCGATAGGAACCGGCGCCGCGCACGGCATCGTTGACCTGCTCGGTGGCGCCGTCCAAGCGGATCTGTACGCCGATGCCATTGCTCGTGGCGAGGCGACGGGCCACCGCCGGGGTGATGCGAAGTCCGTTGGTCGCGAACTCGACTCCGACATGATGGGCGTTCGCGTAGTCGACGATGTCCCAGAAGTCCGCACGCACAGTCGGTTCGCCGCCGCCGATGTGCACATGGCACACCCGTGTCCGCTCGAACTCGGCGATCAGCGCCAGACATTCGGCGGTACTCAACTCCCCCGGATCCCGGCCGCCGGAACTCGATCGACAATAGGCGCAGGACAAATCACAGGCGTAGGTCAGCGCCCAGGTCAAGCAGTTCGGCGCCGCGACGGAAACGCCTTCCACCAGCACCTGGTTGGCAACCGGCGCAGCCGCGGCAGACGGATCGACTGCGTCAACAGCGTTATCGATCATGATGTCTCCTTTGTCCGGTTTATGGCACGGCATGACGGAAATTGTGTTCTCGCCCACGGTAATGTCATTCTACCAATGTGACAAGCACCACTCGACGCGGTCGCCCACGGGAGACGGATGCCCGGCGGCTCGAACTCAGCGCACTGCGTCTGTTCGCGACGCAGGGATTCGAGCAGACCACCGTCGAGCAGATCGCGGTCGGCGTCGGCGTCAGCAAACGCACCTTCTTCCGCTACTTCGATTCGAAGGTCGCCGTGCTGTGGCATGCGTTCGACACCGAGATCGACGCCATCCGCGCCGGACTCGCCGAAGCACCCGCGGAGCTACCGATCATCGCCGCGGTCCGCCACGGCGTACTCGCCGCCAACCGCCGTAGCAGCATGGACCTCGCCGAACTTCGCGTGCGAATCACCCTGCTGCGTGCGGTGCCCGAACTGATGGCGAGCGCGACCAGGCACTACGAGGCCTGGGCCCGGGTGATCGCCGATTTCGTCGCCCAGCGCACCGGCCAACCCGCGGATTCGCTCTATCCGCTCGCGATCGGACGCGCCACTCTCGCGATCTGCCGCGCGGCATACGACCAGTGGGCACCGCGCGCCGACCACGATCTCGCCACCTATCTCGACCTGGCCCTACGTGGTCTGGAAGCCGGTTTCGCCGATAGCGCGATCACCGCTCCCGAACCGGGGAGCGGGGTGATCGAGGTGTAGCCGAACCAACTGTGATCTCACACGTTTCGACAACTATCCCGACTAGCACGATGAGGATTCAGCACCATGAAATTCAAGAAGTTCGCGGTAACGGCCGCGCTGGTGACCACCGGACTCGGCGTCACCGCGGGCACGGTCAATGCCGCGCCCGCGCCGAGTAGCGATGACGTCAAGTTCACCACCTCGCTCACCGAGCGGTCGACGATCATCACCACCGATGCCGGCGATCTGGCCGTCGAGGATGGGGTGTTCAAGATCAAAGCGGCCGATGGGACCGTACTCGGTGGCACCGAATTGCGGTTCCGTGTCGATGATTTCGAATTCCCGATCGCCGCGGATATCGCCGGCCGCACCGCGACCCTGACCCCGCAGTTCGATATGGCACACGCGACCTACAAGCCGGTCGCACTGCCATTCGAGGATCAGGCCCCATGGAAAACCCAATACGACCGTGAACAGGCCGCTTTCGGCCGCATGATGAGCACCATCACCATGGGTGCCACCATCGGCGGCATCGTCGGCGGCCTCGGTGGCGGCGCCATCGGCTGCGTTCTCGGCGGCATCGCCGGGGCCACCGTCGCCTCGGCCACCATCATCGGCCTGTTCGGTGCCTTCATCCCCGCGGCCGCCATCGGCTGCCTCGGTGGCATCGCCGCCATCGGCGCGGTCGGCACCCTGGCCGGCCAGCTGTTCATCGCCGCCCCGATGGCGATCATGGCGGTGGCGCAGTACTTCACCACCATCAACCAGCCAATGCCGACCCCGAAATGAAACACTGAGTAACACAGGCCTTTCCGGCCATTAACCCGCCCGCCCGGCCATTCGCCGGGCGGGCTTCCGGCGCACCGTCGAGGATGCCCGGGGCGTTCTGCGCGGGCACGACGGGCACGAGTCAGGCCCGACCGGGCATCTCGAAACCGGAGACGATCACGGCGTTACTGTCGGCCGCGGCGTGACGCAGCGGTTTCGCCTTCTCGTACGAATCCGACTCATACCAGGCGCGGGCCGCCGCCACCGATTCGAACTCGAGCACAATGGTCCGGTCACCGTGCCAGGCACCCTCGAGCACCTGCGGCTGCGAGTCGGCGGCGAGCACCGAGGCGCCACCCTCGAGCAGCGACGGCCCGGCGGCACGACCGTAGGCATCCATGCCTGCCTCGTCCCGCACGGCCTCAGTGAGGATGACGTACCCCTTCGGCATCAAAGCTCCTTCAGTCGAATTGCATTGGGAGACATCCTACTCTCTATTTTTGCGAATCAAATTCTGCACGAAGAGTCACACGTGCGAGTGCCGCGCGCAGACGGCCGGACAACAGATGGCAACCTGCCGCGCGCCCATGCGGACATCAGTGTCCCTGCACCCGGCCCCATATGGTCCGTTCGGCAGCGCCGTCAACGGGCGCGAGGATCTGAACCGACGGCGCGCGCACACGGTAGCGGCGCGGCACCACGACGACCGCGCCGTACTGCCTGGCGATCCGCATGGCGAGGCCGCGCGCGCCCAGTGGCGTGTGCCGCCAGGTCCACGCACAGCCGAACGGTGCGAGAATCTGGGCCGCCTCCGCGAAATCCGCGTGCTCGATCCGTTCCGCGTTGATCATCAACCCCATCAACATGATCGAACTGGTCACCGCCGGGGGCAGCAGGCCGTCACAGACGACGTGCACGCGCCCGGTGTGGCCCGCATAGCGGGCGGCCCACTCCAGCACGGCACGGCGCCGCGCCGCGGTGCCGGTGACGAACGCGACCACGTCATCCATCTCAGGCCCGCGGCCCCGCCAGAATGGTCACCGCCGCGACGGCGGTCGGTCCGCCGACGTTGTGCGCCAGGCCGATTCGCGCACCGTCGACCTGGTTGGCGGCATCGCCGCGCAGCTGTTCGAACAGCTCGACGCATTGGGCTACCCCGGTGGCGCCGGGCGGATGGCCCTTGGCCTTCAAACCGCCGCTCGGATTCACCGGCAGCGCGCCCCCGACACTGGTGACACCGGCTTCGAGGAGTTTGTGCGCCTCGAAGCGGTCAGCGAAGCCGAGATCCTCATAGCTGATCAGCTCGACACCGGTGAAGAAGTCGTGCACCTCGGCGACATCCACATCCGCCGGTGTCAGCCCGGCCATGCCGAACGCCTTTTTGGCGGCGCGGACCGTCGCCGGGAAGGTCGTCATATCCCGTTTGTGCTGGTGCATCACCGAATCCAGGCCCAACCCGACCCCACGCACCCACACCGGACGATCGGTGTAGCGGTCCACCACATCCTCAGCAACCAGCACCAGCGCCGCCGCACCATCGCTCTGGGGAGCACAGTCATACAGCCCGAACGGGGTCACCACGGTCGGCGCGGCGAGGGCCTCTTCGATGGTGATCTCGAAACGCAACCGCGCCTTGAGATTTCGCACACCGTGGCGGTGGTTCTTCACCGCGACCATAGCCATATGCTCGCGGGTGGCCGGAGATTCGTGCAGATACCGCGCGACATGCAGGGCGAAACCGGCGGGCGCGACCAGGCCGAGGGGATAGTCCCAGGCCATATCCCGCGTCATCGCCTCCCACTCCCACAGCATGTTCTTCGACGCCGATTCCC is part of the Nocardia sp. NBC_00565 genome and encodes:
- a CDS encoding polyprenyl synthetase family protein — its product is MSVTTTEPLVGGLLAQEVLARARTMVEPVLRASVDSLGEPLRRMAGYHLGWWDATGTPLSSESGRALRPALTLGAAAACGGDPADAVPAAAAIELLHNFSLVHNEVMDADPLRRGRRTVWSVWGITNAILLGDALQAQSVEVLSTRLPGHLTAKAITRLQTTAVDLCRGQYADCAFENQSRVSIDEYVSMAAAKTGSLMACAGALGALCVGAHTHTVSAMEIYGRELGLAFQFVDEVIGIYSDPAISGEPVGNDLRNRKKTLPVIAALESGTDAGVELAALFESIEPLTAEQVTRAAVLVEQAGGLALTLRYAHERLAAAMAALPADADTGDLEQLALLLTERGR
- a CDS encoding acyl-CoA-like ligand-binding transcription factor, with protein sequence MTSTTRRGRPRETDARRLELSALRLFATQGFEQTTVEQIAVGVGVSKRTFFRYFDSKVAVLWHAFDTEIDAIRAGLAEAPAELPIIAAVRHGVLAANRRSSMDLAELRVRITLLRAVPELMASATRHYEAWARVIADFVAQRTGQPADSLYPLAIGRATLAICRAAYDQWAPRADHDLATYLDLALRGLEAGFADSAITAPEPGSGVIEV
- a CDS encoding inositol-3-phosphate synthase gives rise to the protein MVDGNSVGSGRVRVAIVGVGNCASSLVQGVQYYRDADESATVPGLMHVRFGPYHIRDVEFVAAFDVDAKKVGFDLAEAIFASENNTIKISDVPPSDVVVQRGPTLDGIGKYYAETIELSEAAPVDVVKVLKDNNVDVLVSYLPVGSEEADKFYAQCALDANVAFVNALPVFIASDPVWAEKFTKAGVPIVGDDIKSQVGATITHRVMAKLFEDRGVQLDRTMQLNVGGNMDFKNMLERERLESKKISKTQAVTSNLKKELGANDVHIGPSDHVGWLDDRKWAYVRLEGRAFGDVPLNLEYKLEVWDSPNSAGIIIDAVRAAKIAKDRGIGGPVIPASAYLMKSPPIQMPDDQARAELKTFIIG
- a CDS encoding thiolase C-terminal domain-containing protein, producing the protein MRRVAIVGAGMTPFAEHFALGIKDLVPMAFAECAASIDKGLRKSDIEAAWFGELGTTDGFPSGILADTLGLPEVPVTRVENACATGHDAVRNALFAIASGAVDVALVLGADKLRESASKNMLWEWEAMTRDMAWDYPLGLVAPAGFALHVARYLHESPATREHMAMVAVKNHRHGVRNLKARLRFEITIEEALAAPTVVTPFGLYDCAPQSDGAAALVLVAEDVVDRYTDRPVWVRGVGLGLDSVMHQHKRDMTTFPATVRAAKKAFGMAGLTPADVDVAEVHDFFTGVELISYEDLGFADRFEAHKLLEAGVTSVGGALPVNPSGGLKAKGHPPGATGVAQCVELFEQLRGDAANQVDGARIGLAHNVGGPTAVAAVTILAGPRA
- a CDS encoding DUF1330 domain-containing protein, giving the protein MPKGYVILTEAVRDEAGMDAYGRAAGPSLLEGGASVLAADSQPQVLEGAWHGDRTIVLEFESVAAARAWYESDSYEKAKPLRHAAADSNAVIVSGFEMPGRA